A genomic window from Bombus pyrosoma isolate SC7728 linkage group LG8, ASM1482585v1, whole genome shotgun sequence includes:
- the LOC122570236 gene encoding charged multivesicular body protein 5 — protein MNRLFGRPKAKEPPPSLTDCIAGVDSRADTAEKKIAKLDAELKKYKDQMVKMREGPAKNAVKAKALRILKQRKMYETQVDNLRQQAFNMEQANYATQTLKDTQATVVAMKEGVKQMQKEFKNINIDQIEDIQDDLSDMLEQADEVQEALGRSYGMPDIDEDELAAELEALGDDLAIDEDTSFLDDAIKAPSAPDKEPGASSIRNKDGVLVDEFGLPQIPAS, from the exons ATGAACAGACTTTTTGGTCGACCTAAAGCGAAAGAACCACCGCCGAGTCTCACCGACTGTATTGCCGGG GTCGACAGCAGGGCGGATACCGCGGAGAAGAAGATAGCAAAATTGGACGCGGAATTGAAGAAATACAAAGATCAAATGGTTAAAATGAGGGAAGGACCCGCGAAGAATGCGGTTAAGGCTAAGGCATTACGCATCCTGAAGCAGCGTAAGATGTATGAAACACAGGTGGACAACTTGCGTCAACAGGCCTTTAACATGGAACAGGCAAATTATGCTACCCAAACACTAAAAGATACTCAGGCAACTGTAGTTGCCATGAAAGAAGGAGTTAAACAAATGCAGAAagagtttaaaaatatcaatatagaTCAGATCGAG GATATCCAAGACGACTTGTCCGATATGTTGGAACAAGCGGATGAAGTCCAAGAAGCGTTAGGTCGCAGTTACGGCATGCCGGATATAGACGAGGACGAACTAGCCGCGGAGTTAGAAGCTCTCGGAGACGATTTAGCCATCGACGAAGATACCAGTTTCTTAGACGATGCGATCAAGGCACCTAGCGCTCCTGACAAAGAACCTGGCGCCAGCTCAATCAGAAATAAG GACGGCGTCCTGGTGGACGAATTTGGTTTGCCACAGATACCAGCTAGTTAA
- the LOC122570237 gene encoding tubulin epsilon chain-like, giving the protein MSQFISVQVGQCGNQIGSAFWPLALHEYGIQTTNTGMNLLKTQRSHIKNMSDLSDAFDSFFVIPENTRDLCFKSITDLKRAKVRARAILIDMEDSVVGGLRRGPVRDLFDQTSVVTNYPGSANNWAVGYHTYGTEYHDKLEDTIRRMAEKCSRLHGFLIMHSLGGGTGSGLGTAVLKLLANNYPTVDRLVSCVYPIVMQDVVTAPYNVLLSTRELIDYATCVFPIENKSLLDICNAQLKIRSNTDQINYNISCKPFQDMNSIVANMLLHLTSGSRFPGNLNMDMNEIATNLVPYPKLHYIFSSVSPLALSAPTMCSMRETKLIDEIFTNAWSRNNQLIKIDPLQSGSMILSAAHIARGLCPVNDLKRNIERFRKKVTFTEWSNEAMKVGLCSVPPAGHSTSLLSLLNSSSMISLFKNIIEQFTRLYRRKAHVYHYTQVCGFEETHFIDSKEVISNLIMQYTEVQSQTQKNISRLQIV; this is encoded by the exons ATGAGTCAATTCATTTCGGTACAAG TTGGACAATGTGGAAATCAAATTGGTTCAGCATTTTGGCCTTTGGCGTTACACGAGTACGGTATACAAACAACGAATACTGGGATGAATTTACTTAAGACGCAACGAAGCCACATTAAAAATATGAGCGATTTGTCTGATGCGTTTGATAGTTTCTTTGTTATACCTGAGAATACACGCGATTTATGCTTTAAAAGTATAACTGACTTAAAACGAGCTAAAGTCAGAGCTAgg GCAATATTGATAGATATGGAGGATAGTGTCGTAGGAGGGTTAAGGAGAGGACCTGTGCGTGACTTGTTTGACCAGACCTCCGTTGTAACAAATTATCCAGGCTCTGCGAATAATTG GGCTGTAGGTTATCATACCTATGGTACAGAGTATCATGATAAATTAGAAGATACTATCAGACGTATGGCAGAAAAATGTTCTAGGTTACACGGTTTTCTAATAATGCATTCTCTTGGAGGTGGTACTGGTTCTGGATTAGGAACAGCTGTTCTAAAGCTACTGGCCAATAATTATCCTACTGTAGAtag ACTAGTATCTTGCGTATATCCAATTGTTATGCAAGATGTTGTTACAGCTCCATATAATGTATTGTTGTCAACTCGAGAGCTCATAGATTATGCAACTTGTGTATTTCCTATTGAGAACAAATCCCTTTTGGATATATGCAATGCacaattgaaaataagaaGTAACACGGATCAGATAAACTATAATATCTCGTGTAAACCATTTCAAGATATGAACAGCATTGTTGCAAATATGCTTCTTCATTTAACAAg CGGATCTAGGTTCCCTGGCAACTTAAATATGGATATGAACGAAATAGCGACGAATCTTGTACCGTACccaaaattacattatatatttagcAGCGTTAGTCCATTAGCATTATCAGCGCCGACGATGTGCAGTATGCGAGAAACAAA GCTaatagatgaaatatttaccaaTGCATGGTCACGAAATAATCAATTGATTAAAATAGATCCGCTACAATCAGGTTCCATGATTTTAAGCGCTGCACATATTGCTAGAGGACTCTGCCCTGTGAACGATTTAAAACGAAACATTGAGAG ATTTCGGAAAAAAGTTACGTTCACAGAGTGGAGCAACGAAGCTATGAAAGTAGGTTTGTGTTCTGTACCTCCAGCTGGGCACTCAACCTCTTTGTTGAGTCTTTTAAACTCTTCCTCGATGATATccttatttaaaaacataataGAACAGTTTACCAGACTGTATAGAAGGAAG GCACATGTGTATCACTACACGCAAGTATGCGGTTTTGAAGAAACGCATTTCATTGATAGTAAAGAGGTAATCTCAAACTTAATTATGCAGTACACAGAAGTGCAAAGCCAAACtcagaagaatatttctcGGTTACAGATCGTTTAA
- the LOC122570235 gene encoding nuclear envelope integral membrane protein 1 isoform X2, producing the protein MGNGIVNPLSAVIFLLIFDCVYTESASTTESIHFLKPGDVIENNKPGLQTFCHSAKPKYMKHMWESLTIYLRTNIENYDVYNGKTPEEVIQKHDDNHRSWNFNIFSIKKDKKFKINPFEDVCIGIYVHPSNLHKYTVGMIETRTDSSALILMVVGAVLFWSAYKLSKNTLFYYLMSIMLGITTSIIILVYFISKFLLKGKMMYITVLTGWTMSFYLFQMLWENTQLIIVQYREWVAWYILITSVISFVISYRFGPITNVRTKRIIQWFLQIIGLITMYNSSYLHEASAFLCILIFLLYKFSTILTQKGSTYCDHTRRKKESFPDSRRARKERITYSRKY; encoded by the exons ATGGGCAACGGAATAGTAAACCCGTTAAGTGCagttatttttttacttatttttgaTTGTGTGTACACAGAATCTGCATCAACCACGGAATCAA TACACTTTTTAAAGCCAGGAGatgttattgaaaataacaagCCTGGATTACAAACTTTCTGTCATAGTGCCAAAccaaaatatatgaaacatatgTGGGAAAGTTTAACA atATACTTAAgaacaaatatagaaaattatgatGTTTACAATGGGAAAACTCCTGAAGAAGTAATACAAAAGCACGATGACAATCATAGGTCctggaattttaatatatttagcataaagaaggataaaaaattcaaaattaatccTTTCGAAGATGTATGTATTGGTATATATGTGCATCCATCCAATTTGCACAAATATACAGTGGGCATGATAGAAACAC GTACCGATAGCTCCGCATTAATATTAATGGTGGTAGGCGCTGTATTATTTTGGAGCGCTTATAAACTCAGTAAAAATactctattttattatttgatgaGTATAATGCTTGGAATCACCACCTCCATTATAATTTTAGTGTACTTCATTAGTAAATTTCTACTAAAG GGTAAGATGATGTATATCACGGTCCTCACTGGTTGGACAATGAGTTTTTATCTGTTTCAAATGTTATGGGAAAATACCCAACTAATCATCGTGCAGTATAGGGAATGGGTGGCGTGGTACATTTTAATCACGTCTGTCATCAGTTTCGTCATTTCTTATCGGTTTGGCCCAATTACGAATGTTAGGACGAAAAGAATTATACAGTGGTTCTTGCAG aTAATAGGATTGATTACCATGTATAATAGCAGTTATTTACACGAAGCATCAGCCTTTCTTTGTAtcttaattttcttactttatAAGTTTTCTACTATATTAACTCAAAAAGGCAGCACTTACTG TGATCATACAAggcgaaaaaaagaaagcttccCAGATAGTAGGAGagcaaggaaagaaagaattacgTACTCTCGAAAATATTAA
- the LOC122570235 gene encoding nuclear envelope integral membrane protein 1 isoform X1: protein MGNGIVNPLSAVIFLLIFDCVYTESASTTESIHFLKPGDVIENNKPGLQTFCHSAKPKYMKHMWESLTIYLRTNIENYDVYNGKTPEEVIQKHDDNHRSWNFNIFSIKKDKKFKINPFEDVCIGIYVHPSNLHKYTVGMIETRTDSSALILMVVGAVLFWSAYKLSKNTLFYYLMSIMLGITTSIIILVYFISKFLLKGKMMYITVLTGWTMSFYLFQMLWENTQLIIVQYREWVAWYILITSVISFVISYRFGPITNVRTKRIIQWFLQIIGLITMYNSSYLHEASAFLCILIFLLYKFSTILTQKGSTYWMNMFPERRKLLTEDQYREEGIRETNKALNELKEYCASPKCNPWKTTLILKDPIRFAKFMEGESHLSDGESREHDAEITRIIEECEYTDDEDDLL, encoded by the exons ATGGGCAACGGAATAGTAAACCCGTTAAGTGCagttatttttttacttatttttgaTTGTGTGTACACAGAATCTGCATCAACCACGGAATCAA TACACTTTTTAAAGCCAGGAGatgttattgaaaataacaagCCTGGATTACAAACTTTCTGTCATAGTGCCAAAccaaaatatatgaaacatatgTGGGAAAGTTTAACA atATACTTAAgaacaaatatagaaaattatgatGTTTACAATGGGAAAACTCCTGAAGAAGTAATACAAAAGCACGATGACAATCATAGGTCctggaattttaatatatttagcataaagaaggataaaaaattcaaaattaatccTTTCGAAGATGTATGTATTGGTATATATGTGCATCCATCCAATTTGCACAAATATACAGTGGGCATGATAGAAACAC GTACCGATAGCTCCGCATTAATATTAATGGTGGTAGGCGCTGTATTATTTTGGAGCGCTTATAAACTCAGTAAAAATactctattttattatttgatgaGTATAATGCTTGGAATCACCACCTCCATTATAATTTTAGTGTACTTCATTAGTAAATTTCTACTAAAG GGTAAGATGATGTATATCACGGTCCTCACTGGTTGGACAATGAGTTTTTATCTGTTTCAAATGTTATGGGAAAATACCCAACTAATCATCGTGCAGTATAGGGAATGGGTGGCGTGGTACATTTTAATCACGTCTGTCATCAGTTTCGTCATTTCTTATCGGTTTGGCCCAATTACGAATGTTAGGACGAAAAGAATTATACAGTGGTTCTTGCAG aTAATAGGATTGATTACCATGTATAATAGCAGTTATTTACACGAAGCATCAGCCTTTCTTTGTAtcttaattttcttactttatAAGTTTTCTACTATATTAACTCAAAAAGGCAGCACTTACTG GATGAACATGTTTCCTGAGAGAAGAAAGTTATTGACAGAAGACCAGTATCGTGAAGAAGGAATAAGAGAAACGAACAAAGCGTTGAACGAGCTAAAAGAATATTGCGCTAGCCCTAAGTGTAATCCATGGAAAACgactttaatattaaaagatccGATAAG GTTTGCCAAGTTTATGGAAGGTGAATCACATTTATCCGACGGCGAGTCTCGGGAACACGACGCAGAGATCACAAGAATTATAGAGGAATGCGAATATACGGACGATGAGGATGATTTGctataa